The proteins below are encoded in one region of Gemmatimonadaceae bacterium:
- a CDS encoding UPF0182 family protein, with protein sequence MSGRSRRGLLAFVLGGALALLAGRWAAGLYAERAFFHALGLHGIWHAKVTTLTVLGFGTFLVAGLFAFANLYAVRQSIVSLVLPRQVGDLELAEAIPTARLTIVAIVLSVAIAALFALLPHDWHRALLAWDGVSFGEREPYLERDLGFYVAWLPFERAVQERVLLASVGVGMLACVLYALTPSVRWGPSGLYVSTWVRRHLSALAGLLVLLVGWDWRLDRYERLADGSGVTQLAEAAGLFTLFDHRIAQPYLAVASFASIPVAAVLVWAGWRGYLRLGLALLSALILGGPMASALLPAVAKRTLARPASQRLERSYVTTSALFTRRAFGVDAIAGGDTVVVPSLALRDLATQVSAWDPAALAALDERAGAPAIISWRAAAAGLEALRLTPGSPAGVAAQDWSGDAWTAAAADEAGRPYLAPGIVGARLRHVVVSPGAGAFAVVPDSSSVIRAPAFASTLDRLALAWDLQDPRLLFRDLPSPRPVLVTPRDVRARLRRALPFLAAGPTITPLVRGDSLYWVVDLFVAARRYPLSQPVTADGAAVHYAQLAATAFVHAQTGGITTVPVDAPDPVLRQWMQRFPDAFTPLAGAPGWMRTQRPPSVDRTRIQGAALARVGFQRDSVATRRLARPDDADVDLAEGAPSFFQYDSVGTLGWAVPLDLPRDGRTLGLLISRGGPERRTEYLASPGPSWTAMLERLQRAADEAGFGRTLPAMRRGRVQAIPVDGSLALVQSYYAWPDDDEPRLAGVVVLVGDSVRAGRTLAETLGMRVTGRPMAPDAFRERVARLYDAMQSALRAGDWRAYGDAWAALGSLLRR encoded by the coding sequence ATGAGCGGCCGCTCCCGGCGCGGCCTGCTCGCATTTGTGCTCGGGGGCGCCCTGGCGCTCCTTGCCGGCCGCTGGGCCGCCGGCCTCTACGCCGAACGCGCGTTCTTTCATGCGCTGGGTCTCCACGGCATCTGGCACGCCAAGGTGACCACACTCACCGTGCTCGGCTTCGGCACGTTCCTCGTCGCGGGGCTGTTCGCCTTCGCCAATCTCTACGCGGTTCGGCAATCCATCGTGTCGCTGGTGCTCCCGCGACAGGTGGGTGACCTCGAACTCGCCGAGGCCATCCCCACCGCGCGCCTGACGATCGTCGCCATCGTGCTCTCCGTGGCCATCGCGGCGCTGTTTGCCTTGTTGCCGCACGACTGGCATCGCGCACTGCTGGCCTGGGATGGCGTGTCGTTCGGGGAGCGCGAGCCATATCTCGAGCGCGACCTGGGCTTCTATGTGGCTTGGCTGCCGTTCGAGCGCGCCGTGCAGGAGCGGGTGCTGCTGGCGAGCGTGGGCGTGGGGATGCTGGCCTGCGTGCTGTATGCGCTGACGCCGAGCGTGCGCTGGGGACCGAGTGGCCTCTACGTCTCCACCTGGGTGCGGCGCCATCTTTCCGCGCTGGCGGGGCTGCTCGTGCTGCTCGTCGGCTGGGACTGGCGCCTGGATCGCTACGAGCGTCTTGCGGATGGTTCGGGCGTCACGCAGTTGGCAGAGGCGGCGGGATTGTTCACGCTCTTCGACCACCGTATCGCGCAGCCGTATCTGGCGGTGGCGTCGTTTGCGAGCATCCCGGTGGCGGCGGTGCTCGTCTGGGCGGGCTGGCGCGGCTACCTGCGCCTGGGCCTCGCGCTGCTCTCGGCGCTGATCCTGGGCGGCCCGATGGCCTCGGCGCTGCTGCCTGCGGTGGCTAAGCGCACGCTCGCACGCCCGGCCTCGCAGCGCTTGGAGCGTTCGTACGTCACCACCTCCGCGCTGTTCACGCGGCGCGCCTTTGGTGTGGATGCGATTGCCGGTGGCGACACCGTCGTGGTGCCGAGCCTGGCGCTGCGCGATCTGGCCACGCAGGTCAGCGCGTGGGACCCCGCGGCGTTGGCTGCGCTGGACGAGCGCGCGGGTGCTCCTGCCATCATCTCCTGGCGTGCGGCCGCTGCGGGGCTAGAGGCCCTACGGCTCACGCCGGGATCCCCGGCGGGAGTGGCGGCTCAGGACTGGAGCGGCGATGCCTGGACGGCCGCTGCGGCTGACGAGGCCGGACGTCCGTATCTCGCGCCCGGCATCGTGGGCGCGCGACTGCGCCACGTGGTGGTGTCTCCGGGTGCCGGTGCCTTTGCCGTCGTGCCCGACTCGAGCAGCGTGATCCGCGCGCCCGCGTTCGCGTCCACGCTCGACCGACTCGCGCTGGCCTGGGACCTCCAGGATCCGCGTCTACTGTTCCGGGACCTTCCGTCGCCGCGCCCAGTGCTGGTCACGCCGCGCGATGTCCGTGCTCGCCTTCGACGGGCGCTTCCGTTCCTCGCCGCCGGTCCGACCATCACGCCGCTGGTGCGGGGCGACTCGCTGTACTGGGTCGTGGATCTGTTCGTCGCAGCGAGGCGCTACCCGCTCAGCCAGCCGGTCACGGCGGATGGTGCCGCCGTGCACTACGCCCAGTTGGCGGCCACGGCCTTCGTGCACGCGCAGACCGGCGGTATCACCACGGTCCCGGTCGACGCGCCCGACCCCGTGCTCCGGCAGTGGATGCAGCGCTTTCCGGACGCCTTCACGCCGCTCGCCGGAGCGCCGGGTTGGATGCGAACGCAGCGGCCACCCTCGGTGGACCGCACGCGGATCCAGGGCGCGGCCCTGGCGCGCGTGGGTTTCCAGCGCGACAGCGTCGCGACGCGCCGCCTCGCGCGCCCCGATGACGCCGACGTCGACCTGGCCGAAGGCGCACCCAGCTTCTTCCAGTATGACAGTGTTGGCACGCTGGGCTGGGCCGTGCCGCTGGACCTCCCGCGTGACGGGCGCACCTTGGGGCTGCTAATCTCGCGAGGTGGGCCAGAGCGCCGCACGGAGTATCTCGCGTCGCCAGGTCCGAGCTGGACGGCAATGCTCGAACGCCTGCAGCGTGCGGCGGACGAGGCCGGGTTCGGCCGTACGCTGCCGGCGATGCGCCGAGGGCGTGTGCAGGCGATCCCGGTCGACGGCAGCCTGGCGCTGGTGCAGTCGTACTACGCGTGGCCGGATGACGATGAGCCGCGGTTGGCAGGTGTCGTGGTTTTGGTCGGCGATAGCGTGCGTGCGGGTCGCACGCTCGCCGAAACACTGGGGATGCGCGTGACCGGTCGGCCAATGGCGCCGGACGCGTTCCGCGAGCGCGTCGCACGCCTCTACGACGCCATGCAGTCCGCCTTGCGGGCCGGAGACTGGCGCGCGTACGGTGATGCCTGGGCTGCCCTAGGCTCGCTGCTGCGACGCTAG
- a CDS encoding ketoacyl-ACP synthase III, producing the protein MKRPYAMLTATAHAVPKRAFHNDDFASIGVETNDEWIRERTGIRQRYVAGEGESLTSLSTAAAREAMEAAGVTAAELDAIILGTASPDRLLPATAVEVQAALGATRAVAFDIDSACSGWLYGVQVAEGLIATGGYETILVIGGEVLSRIINWKDRNTCVLFGDGSGATIVKKATKGRGILSAYMRSDGTLADLLQRPKGAGYAPMTAEILAEGSHFITMAGREVFKNAVRSMADAADRALDGAKLSANDIDIMIPHQANIRIIEATAKHASIPMEKVFVNVDKYGNTSAASIPIALSEAMKQGVVKEGTTVMFVAFGAGFTWGSMVVRF; encoded by the coding sequence ATGAAGCGTCCATACGCCATGCTGACGGCCACCGCGCACGCGGTGCCGAAGCGCGCGTTCCACAACGACGACTTCGCGTCGATCGGCGTGGAGACGAACGACGAGTGGATCCGCGAACGCACGGGCATCCGTCAGCGCTACGTGGCGGGTGAGGGCGAGAGCCTCACTTCGCTGTCCACCGCGGCGGCGCGCGAGGCCATGGAGGCCGCGGGCGTCACCGCCGCCGAGCTGGATGCGATCATCCTCGGCACCGCGAGCCCCGACCGCCTGCTGCCGGCCACCGCAGTCGAGGTGCAGGCCGCACTCGGCGCCACCCGCGCGGTCGCCTTCGACATCGACTCCGCCTGCTCTGGTTGGCTCTACGGCGTGCAGGTCGCCGAGGGTTTGATCGCCACGGGCGGCTACGAGACGATCCTGGTCATCGGTGGCGAGGTGCTGAGCCGCATCATCAACTGGAAGGACCGCAACACCTGCGTGCTCTTCGGCGACGGCTCGGGTGCGACCATCGTCAAGAAGGCCACGAAGGGTCGCGGCATCCTCTCGGCGTATATGCGCTCTGACGGCACGCTGGCCGACCTGCTGCAGCGCCCGAAGGGTGCCGGCTACGCCCCGATGACGGCCGAGATCCTCGCCGAGGGCTCGCACTTCATCACGATGGCCGGACGCGAGGTGTTCAAGAACGCCGTGCGTTCGATGGCCGACGCGGCGGACCGCGCGCTGGATGGCGCCAAGCTCTCGGCGAACGACATCGACATCATGATCCCGCACCAGGCGAACATCCGGATCATCGAGGCGACGGCGAAGCACGCCAGCATCCCGATGGAGAAGGTGTTCGTGAACGTCGACAAGTACGGCAATACGTCGGCGGCGTCGATCCCCATCGCGCTCAGCGAGGCCATGAAGCAGGGGGTGGTGAAGGAGGGCACGACGGTGATGTTCGTGGCCTTCGGCGCCGGATTCACCTGGGGTTCGATGGTGGTGCGCTTCTGA
- a CDS encoding amidase, producing the protein MPRRSTGSTSRRSFLQQATASAAAFALAPSLGQGGDAPAPVRVSAAASLDNELHEVTLSTLSEAMSTGRKTSRSITELYLKAIREIDRDGPRLNSVIELNPDALAEATRLDEEREGRGARSKLHGIPILLKDNIGTADRMRTSAGSLALADYHPSEDAHVVQRLRDAGCVLIGKANMSEWAGARGSSAIVGWSGRGGQTCNPYALDRSPGGSSSGTAAAVSASFAAAAVGTETMGSIVSPSSLCGIVGMKPTVGLVSRSGIIPVSFTQDTAGPMARTVRDAAMLLTVMAGPDPADASTVEAGERRQDYTAVLDPDGLRGARIGVARNLFGLSAHADRAANLALAHLRAGGATLVDPVEIATAPGIWTFDAEVLSYELKASLDAYLKSADPSAPVRSLADVIAFNTRNRDREMMWFAQETFEYAQTKGPLTDPEYQHALALVRKMSRTDGIDATLRRHRLDAIVAPTQSPAWLTDNLLGDNTMLGSFVTPAAAGYPSLTVPCGDVSGLPVGLLFIGTAFSEATLLRLGFAFEQRAQARRAPTFLETIQLRG; encoded by the coding sequence ATGCCGCGCCGCAGCACCGGCTCGACTTCACGCCGTTCATTTCTGCAGCAGGCCACGGCCTCCGCCGCGGCCTTTGCCCTCGCGCCCTCATTGGGCCAGGGTGGTGACGCGCCTGCGCCCGTGCGCGTATCCGCCGCCGCAAGCCTCGACAACGAACTGCACGAAGTCACGCTGAGCACGCTGTCGGAGGCGATGTCCACGGGCCGGAAGACGTCGCGCAGCATCACCGAGCTGTACCTCAAGGCCATTCGGGAAATTGATCGCGACGGACCGCGCCTCAATTCCGTCATCGAGCTCAACCCCGACGCGCTGGCCGAAGCCACGCGGCTGGACGAGGAACGCGAGGGACGGGGGGCGCGCAGCAAGCTGCACGGTATCCCGATCCTGCTGAAGGACAACATCGGGACGGCCGACCGCATGCGCACCAGCGCCGGCTCGCTGGCCCTCGCGGACTATCACCCCTCCGAGGATGCGCACGTCGTGCAGCGGCTGCGCGACGCCGGCTGCGTGCTGATCGGCAAGGCGAACATGAGCGAGTGGGCGGGCGCGCGCGGCTCGAGTGCCATCGTCGGCTGGAGCGGGCGCGGCGGACAGACCTGTAACCCCTACGCCCTGGACCGGAGCCCGGGAGGATCCAGCTCCGGCACGGCAGCCGCCGTGTCGGCGAGCTTCGCCGCGGCCGCGGTCGGGACGGAAACGATGGGGTCCATCGTCAGCCCATCGTCGCTGTGCGGTATCGTGGGGATGAAGCCGACGGTTGGACTGGTGAGTCGCAGCGGAATCATTCCCGTCTCGTTCACGCAGGACACGGCCGGGCCGATGGCGCGCACGGTGCGGGATGCCGCGATGCTTCTGACGGTGATGGCGGGGCCGGATCCGGCGGATGCCTCGACCGTTGAGGCCGGTGAGCGCCGGCAGGACTACACCGCGGTCCTCGACCCCGACGGATTGCGTGGCGCGCGCATCGGCGTCGCGCGCAACCTCTTTGGTCTCAGTGCGCACGCGGACCGCGCCGCGAACCTCGCGTTGGCGCACCTGCGGGCCGGCGGGGCGACGTTGGTCGACCCCGTGGAGATCGCCACGGCCCCCGGCATCTGGACCTTCGACGCCGAAGTGCTGTCATACGAGCTCAAGGCCTCGCTGGACGCCTACCTCAAATCGGCGGACCCGAGTGCGCCGGTCCGCTCACTGGCGGATGTGATCGCGTTCAATACGCGCAACCGCGACCGCGAGATGATGTGGTTCGCGCAGGAGACCTTCGAGTACGCGCAGACCAAGGGCCCGCTGACGGACCCCGAGTACCAGCACGCGCTGGCGCTGGTGCGGAAGATGTCGCGCACGGATGGAATCGACGCCACGCTGCGCCGGCACCGGCTCGACGCCATCGTCGCGCCGACGCAGTCGCCGGCTTGGCTCACGGACAACCTGCTCGGCGACAATACGATGCTTGGTAGCTTCGTGACGCCGGCGGCGGCCGGGTACCCGAGTCTGACCGTTCCCTGCGGCGACGTCTCGGGCCTGCCGGTGGGCCTGCTCTTCATTGGGACGGCGTTCAGCGAGGCGACATTGCTACGCCTCGGTTTTGCGTTCGAGCAGCGGGCGCAGGCGCGCCGCGCGCCGACGTTCCTCGAGACGATTCAGCTGCGGGGCTAG
- the ndk gene encoding nucleoside-diphosphate kinase, which produces MPLNYTFSIIKPDAFNTGKAGKIIAHLEGQGFKLKAARVMQLSKKQAEEFYAVHRGRPFYAELVEFMSSAPCMPFVVERENAVHALREAIGATDPAEAAAGTVRKLYAESKGKNAIHASDSDENAVREARFFFAEADAL; this is translated from the coding sequence GTGCCCCTGAACTACACCTTCAGCATCATCAAGCCCGACGCCTTCAACACGGGCAAGGCCGGCAAGATCATCGCCCACCTCGAAGGCCAAGGCTTCAAGCTCAAGGCCGCGCGCGTGATGCAGCTCTCCAAGAAGCAGGCCGAGGAGTTCTACGCCGTGCACCGCGGCCGGCCGTTCTACGCCGAGCTCGTCGAGTTCATGAGCTCCGCCCCCTGCATGCCGTTCGTCGTCGAGCGCGAGAATGCCGTCCACGCCCTGCGTGAGGCCATTGGCGCCACCGACCCGGCCGAGGCCGCTGCCGGGACCGTCCGGAAGCTCTACGCCGAGTCCAAGGGCAAGAACGCCATCCACGCCTCGGACTCCGACGAGAACGCCGTGCGTGAGGCCCGCTTCTTCTTCGCCGAAGCCGACGCCCTCTAA
- the rpmF gene encoding 50S ribosomal protein L32: MAVPKRRTSKRKKRARNTHKVAPKINIQACPKCGASKRPHHVCEECGFYAGEQRVAAREA; the protein is encoded by the coding sequence ATGGCCGTCCCGAAGCGCCGTACCTCCAAGCGCAAGAAGCGCGCGCGCAACACCCACAAGGTGGCGCCCAAGATCAACATCCAGGCCTGCCCGAAGTGCGGCGCCTCCAAGCGCCCGCACCACGTGTGTGAGGAGTGCGGGTTCTATGCTGGTGAGCAGCGGGTCGCGGCGCGCGAAGCGTAA
- the plsX gene encoding phosphate acyltransferase PlsX: MARIALDAMGGDHAPQAPIAAALLAAAELGAQHTIQLVGQESVVRDELAKQLAGASPLMVEAAARFEFVDAPEVILMTDKPSVAIRGKPKSSMALGLRLQTEGKSDAFVSAGNTGAQMAASVFILRLHEGLERPAIGTVFPTAKNPVVVLDSGANVDCSPEELVNFANLGHVYAKDILRRENPAIGLLSIGEEAEKGNAAVKEAHQLLLKSGLNFLGNIEGRDIPMGACDRGPIDVVVCDGFTGNVLLKFYESVAPMLFGMLMKAGVTKEQVAGAASMLDYAKYGGAPLLGVKGVSIICHGKSSPEAIKNGILAGLRAHESKMSSHIGERVQGAE; encoded by the coding sequence ATGGCTCGCATCGCGCTGGACGCGATGGGGGGCGATCACGCGCCCCAGGCACCCATCGCGGCGGCACTGCTCGCCGCCGCTGAACTCGGCGCGCAGCACACAATCCAACTCGTCGGCCAGGAGTCCGTCGTTCGCGACGAACTGGCCAAGCAACTCGCCGGCGCCTCGCCCTTGATGGTCGAGGCGGCGGCGCGTTTCGAGTTTGTGGACGCGCCCGAGGTCATTCTCATGACCGACAAGCCGTCCGTCGCCATCCGCGGCAAGCCCAAGTCCTCGATGGCCCTCGGCCTGCGCCTGCAGACCGAAGGAAAGAGCGACGCCTTTGTCTCGGCCGGCAACACCGGCGCGCAGATGGCCGCCTCGGTGTTCATCCTGCGCCTGCACGAGGGGCTCGAGCGTCCGGCTATCGGCACCGTGTTCCCCACGGCCAAGAATCCCGTGGTCGTGCTGGACTCCGGCGCCAACGTCGACTGCTCGCCCGAGGAACTGGTGAACTTCGCCAACCTTGGGCACGTCTACGCCAAGGACATCCTGCGGCGCGAGAACCCCGCCATCGGACTGCTGTCGATTGGCGAGGAGGCGGAGAAGGGCAACGCCGCCGTCAAGGAGGCGCACCAGTTGCTGCTCAAGAGCGGCCTCAACTTCCTCGGCAACATCGAGGGTCGCGACATCCCGATGGGTGCCTGCGACCGCGGCCCCATCGACGTCGTTGTCTGCGATGGATTCACCGGAAACGTGCTGCTCAAGTTCTACGAGTCGGTCGCCCCGATGCTCTTCGGCATGCTGATGAAGGCTGGCGTGACCAAGGAACAGGTCGCCGGCGCTGCGTCGATGCTCGACTACGCCAAGTACGGCGGTGCGCCGCTGCTCGGCGTGAAGGGCGTGAGCATCATTTGCCACGGCAAGTCCAGCCCCGAGGCCATCAAGAACGGCATCCTCGCCGGCTTGCGGGCCCACGAGTCCAAGATGAGCTCGCATATCGGCGAGCGCGTGCAGGGGGCCGAATGA
- a CDS encoding phosphomannomutase/phosphoglucomutase, whose product MIAAGIFRQYDIRGVVGKDLTTEAAEAIGRAYAVILAERGISGAVAVGRDNRPSGVALRDALVKGMTESGLDVIDVGVVPTPLLYWSLHHLPVVAGIQITGSHNPPEYNGFKCCIGHGSLHGEGIQRLRAIIEGGKFRSGRGQVSSEQVVERYVADIVARIGPLPKDLKVVIDCGNGVGAVVAPTLFPALGITPTWLFEESDGSFPNHHPDPTVVENLQDLIRTVRETGSELGIGFDGDADRIGIVDGEGTIIWGDYLLLLYARDVLARTGKGQSIIFDVKCSQALPDGIEKAGGKPVMWKTGHSLIKEKMKELKAPIAGEMSGHMFFTEGFYGHDDALYAAARLLRIVADAKKPVAELLADVPRFVSTPEMRVDCPDDRKEIVTQLALEHFRQKYPVSDVDGVRILFDGGWGLIRSSNTQPILVMRFEASSEARLAELRAEVEGWLATQGVTVGASSGH is encoded by the coding sequence ATGATCGCGGCCGGAATTTTTCGCCAGTACGACATTCGTGGCGTCGTCGGCAAGGACCTAACGACCGAGGCAGCCGAGGCCATCGGCCGCGCCTACGCGGTGATCCTCGCGGAGCGGGGCATTTCGGGCGCCGTCGCCGTGGGCCGCGACAACCGTCCGAGCGGTGTGGCGCTGCGTGATGCCCTCGTGAAGGGGATGACCGAGAGCGGACTCGATGTCATTGACGTCGGTGTCGTGCCGACACCGCTGCTCTACTGGTCGCTGCATCATCTCCCGGTCGTGGCGGGCATCCAGATCACGGGCTCGCACAACCCGCCTGAGTACAACGGCTTCAAGTGCTGCATCGGCCACGGCTCGCTGCACGGGGAGGGCATCCAGCGCTTGAGGGCCATTATCGAAGGCGGCAAGTTCCGCAGCGGCCGCGGCCAGGTCTCCAGTGAGCAGGTCGTTGAGCGCTACGTGGCCGACATCGTCGCCCGCATCGGCCCGCTGCCGAAGGATCTCAAGGTCGTGATCGACTGTGGGAATGGTGTCGGGGCCGTGGTGGCACCCACGCTGTTTCCCGCGCTGGGCATCACGCCCACCTGGCTGTTCGAGGAGAGCGATGGCAGCTTCCCGAACCACCATCCCGATCCCACTGTCGTCGAGAACCTGCAGGACCTGATCCGCACGGTGCGCGAGACGGGCAGCGAGCTCGGCATCGGCTTCGACGGCGACGCCGACCGCATCGGCATCGTGGATGGCGAAGGCACGATCATCTGGGGCGATTACCTGCTGCTGCTCTACGCCCGCGACGTGCTCGCGCGCACCGGCAAGGGCCAGTCGATCATCTTCGACGTGAAGTGCTCGCAGGCGTTGCCCGACGGCATCGAGAAGGCCGGTGGCAAGCCCGTGATGTGGAAGACGGGACACTCCCTCATCAAGGAGAAGATGAAGGAGCTCAAGGCTCCCATCGCCGGCGAGATGTCGGGCCACATGTTCTTCACGGAAGGCTTCTATGGCCACGACGACGCGCTCTACGCGGCTGCGCGGCTGCTGCGCATCGTGGCGGACGCCAAGAAGCCGGTCGCCGAGCTCCTCGCCGACGTGCCCCGTTTCGTCTCCACGCCGGAGATGCGCGTGGACTGCCCCGACGACCGCAAGGAGATCGTGACGCAGTTGGCGCTGGAGCACTTCCGGCAGAAGTATCCCGTGAGCGACGTCGACGGCGTCCGCATCCTGTTCGACGGCGGCTGGGGCCTGATCCGCAGTTCCAACACGCAGCCGATCCTGGTGATGCGTTTCGAGGCCTCGAGCGAGGCCCGGCTTGCCGAGCTGCGCGCCGAGGTCGAGGGCTGGCTGGCGACGCAGGGCGTCACGGTCGGAGCCTCGTCGGGCCACTGA
- a CDS encoding DUF177 domain-containing protein — protein MLAFSIRTLAEGAVHVDADLPADDSVWMAGDVRPVKGVRVTGRLSGAGQGRYYFSGTFHGTAAGECRRCLVPVEFEVRNEAHLIYADADDENADEPDVYPIGEHGTEVDLRAAIREQWLLDASGLPLCRPDCKGLCPTCGAELNAGPCACQPAAVGTKS, from the coding sequence ATGCTCGCGTTCTCCATTCGCACCCTCGCCGAGGGGGCGGTCCACGTTGATGCGGACCTTCCTGCCGACGATTCCGTGTGGATGGCGGGCGATGTCCGCCCCGTAAAGGGCGTCCGCGTCACGGGGCGTCTGAGCGGTGCGGGGCAGGGTCGGTACTACTTCAGCGGCACGTTCCACGGGACGGCCGCCGGCGAGTGCAGACGCTGCCTGGTGCCGGTGGAGTTCGAGGTGCGGAACGAGGCGCACCTGATCTACGCCGACGCCGACGATGAGAACGCCGACGAGCCCGATGTCTACCCGATTGGGGAGCACGGGACCGAAGTCGATCTCCGCGCTGCGATCCGCGAGCAGTGGTTGTTGGATGCGTCCGGCCTTCCGTTGTGCCGCCCCGACTGCAAGGGGCTCTGTCCGACCTGTGGGGCCGAACTCAATGCTGGACCCTGCGCCTGCCAGCCGGCGGCCGTGGGCACGAAGTCCTGA
- the sucD gene encoding succinate--CoA ligase subunit alpha codes for MSVFIDKNTKLVVQGITGRDGSFHAKQMMEYGTQVVAGVTPGKGGQKFEGTVPIFNTVADAVKETGANTSVIYVPPPFAADAIMEAAASGVSLVVCITEGVPVLDMTKVYPFVKERGVRLIGPNCPGLITPGASKVGIIPGRICTPGPVGVVSRSGTLTYEVVYQLTRAGIGQTTCVGIGGDPINGTNFIDCLEAFEKDPATKAVAMMGEIGGTDEQEAAEFVKKHMKKPVVGFIAGQTAPPGRRMGHAGAIISGSSGTAAEKLEAFAAAGMGVAKRPMDFVELIKARLK; via the coding sequence GTGAGCGTCTTCATCGACAAGAACACCAAGCTGGTGGTGCAGGGCATCACGGGCCGCGACGGCTCGTTCCACGCCAAGCAGATGATGGAGTACGGCACCCAGGTCGTCGCCGGCGTGACGCCGGGCAAGGGCGGCCAGAAGTTCGAGGGCACGGTGCCGATCTTCAACACGGTCGCCGACGCCGTGAAGGAGACGGGCGCGAACACCAGCGTCATCTACGTGCCGCCGCCGTTCGCCGCCGACGCGATCATGGAAGCTGCCGCCTCCGGCGTCAGCCTGGTCGTCTGCATCACGGAAGGCGTGCCGGTGCTCGACATGACGAAGGTCTATCCCTTCGTGAAGGAGCGCGGCGTCCGCCTCATCGGTCCGAACTGCCCTGGCCTCATCACGCCGGGCGCCAGCAAGGTCGGCATCATCCCCGGCCGCATCTGCACCCCGGGCCCGGTGGGCGTGGTCTCGCGCTCAGGCACGTTGACCTACGAAGTGGTCTACCAGCTCACCCGCGCGGGCATCGGCCAGACGACCTGCGTCGGCATCGGCGGCGACCCGATCAACGGCACGAACTTCATCGATTGCCTCGAGGCCTTCGAGAAGGACCCGGCCACCAAGGCCGTGGCGATGATGGGCGAGATCGGCGGCACGGACGAGCAGGAGGCTGCCGAGTTCGTCAAGAAGCACATGAAGAAGCCGGTCGTGGGCTTCATCGCGGGCCAGACCGCTCCCCCGGGCCGTCGCATGGGCCACGCGGGTGCGATCATCTCCGGTTCGTCGGGCACGGCTGCCGAGAAGCTCGAGGCGTTCGCTGCCGCTGGCATGGGTGTGGCGAAGCGGCCGATGGACTTCGTGGAGCTGATCAAGGCGCGGCTGAAGTAG
- the sucC gene encoding ADP-forming succinate--CoA ligase subunit beta → MNIHEYQAKEILRGYGVPIPPGEVATTPADAEAIATKYGTAVMVKAQVHAGGRGKAGGVKFCKTPADAKAKATDILGMQIKGLTVEKVLVTVAADIGSEAYVGIIVDRATKKPVFMVSAAGGIDIEEVAAKTPEKILYVPVDVRYGLPNYDAMRMGFFLYEDVKQARAAAKIMQQLYAAFMAAGCSLAEINPLVVTPQGELIAVDGKMVIDDNELDRRPEIEKLRDVSSEEPSEVDARNSNLTFIKLDGDVGCVVNGAGLAMATMDLVKYYGGEPANFLDIGGSSNPEKVVNALRIITADPNVKAILFNIFGGITRTDDVANGIVTATKANPLKVPIVIRLTGTNEEIAMQILKDNGFSASSDMDEAVQAAVKLAKGGKAA, encoded by the coding sequence GTGAACATTCACGAATACCAAGCGAAGGAGATCCTCCGCGGCTACGGCGTCCCGATTCCCCCCGGGGAAGTGGCGACCACGCCGGCCGATGCCGAGGCAATCGCGACCAAGTACGGCACGGCCGTGATGGTCAAGGCGCAGGTCCACGCCGGCGGCCGCGGCAAGGCGGGCGGCGTGAAGTTCTGCAAGACGCCGGCTGATGCGAAGGCCAAGGCCACCGACATCCTCGGGATGCAGATCAAGGGCCTCACCGTCGAGAAGGTGCTGGTGACGGTCGCCGCCGACATCGGCAGCGAGGCGTATGTGGGCATCATCGTCGACCGCGCGACCAAGAAGCCGGTGTTCATGGTGTCCGCTGCGGGCGGCATCGACATCGAGGAAGTCGCCGCCAAGACGCCCGAGAAGATCCTCTACGTGCCCGTGGACGTGCGCTATGGCCTGCCGAACTATGACGCCATGCGCATGGGCTTCTTCCTCTACGAGGACGTGAAGCAGGCCCGCGCCGCGGCCAAGATCATGCAGCAGCTCTATGCCGCCTTCATGGCCGCTGGCTGCTCGCTGGCTGAGATCAACCCGCTGGTCGTCACGCCGCAGGGCGAGCTGATCGCCGTGGACGGCAAGATGGTGATCGACGACAACGAGCTCGACCGCAGGCCGGAGATCGAGAAGCTGCGCGACGTGAGCTCCGAGGAGCCCTCCGAGGTGGATGCGCGCAACTCGAACCTCACCTTCATCAAGCTCGACGGCGACGTCGGCTGCGTGGTGAACGGCGCCGGCCTCGCCATGGCCACGATGGACCTGGTGAAGTACTACGGCGGCGAGCCGGCCAACTTCCTCGACATCGGTGGGTCGTCGAACCCGGAGAAGGTCGTGAACGCGCTGCGCATCATCACGGCCGACCCGAACGTGAAGGCAATCCTGTTCAACATCTTCGGCGGCATCACACGCACCGATGACGTGGCCAACGGCATCGTCACGGCGACCAAGGCGAACCCGCTCAAGGTGCCGATCGTGATCCGCCTGACGGGCACCAACGAGGAAATCGCGATGCAGATCCTGAAGGACAACGGCTTCTCCGCGTCCAGCGACATGGACGAGGCGGTGCAGGCGGCCGTGAAGCTCGCGAAGGGAGGAAAGGCCGCGTGA